The DNA window GAAATATATTCTCTATAATAAATACACTTCGTTCATCAGAGTCATGTTTTGCTTGCTCTAAAACCTCTCTAACTGTTTTGCAACTTGATTTTACTAATGTCACGAAAGTAACGATAAGACGTATAAATGCTTTTTCTTGTTTGCTACCTTTAGGCAACACCATATTATATAATTCTTTATCGTTCTTTTCTTGAATTGGCACACCTGCATCCTCTAATATTTTTTTGATCTTATACTTTATATCTGAACAACGAAAATCCGCGCTTGATGTTACCAATAGTTGTGTGCCAAATTTTTTGTGAGCAGCTTTCTTCCATGTTATGCCATCATTATATTTTTGATTAGCTTCTTCATACGTTATATTTTTATCTTTCGCAAACCAAAGAGGCACCAGACTATGTTCATCAACACCAAAATGCTCCAAATAGATTCGTTTGGCTACTCCTGCCTGCTCAAAATATATTGAGAAATCAGGACAATACTGCGAGTGCATTTCATCTGCCAATGGATGTTCGTATGGCTCTTCATATCTGAAGTTTACTCCAAGAGATGATAACGCAAAACATATCTTCTGCTCTTGTTCACTTCTTACATATATTGCCTTACCATCCATATCAGGCAACATCGCTTTTAATTTTACACCTTTTTGTTCTGATAGTTTTTCTCGTATTTCATTCTTGCGTTGTTCCCAGTCAGATTCATTAATTTGATGATAAATAAAGTATTCCACCACACTTCTATTAAAATTATCATCCTTTAATAGTAGTGTGTGATAAATATCTATGAATAGGACATCTGTATTATCGCATATCGATGGTTTAACGCCTGTTTCTTTTCCGATAATATCAATGGCCAACTTATGAAATGTATAACCATTCAAACCTTGCGTAGCTATTCTCTCCGTAAGTTCAGCAGCAGCTTTATTCGTATAACTAATTAATAATATTCTATGCGGTGCAACGCCTTTTACTTCTGTTAGATACTTGACTTTGCCAACAATAGTAGAAGTTTTTCCACTTCCTGCACTACTAATCACTAAACAATTATTTTCCTCTGATACAATTGAGCGTCTTTGCTGCTTATCCAACGGATACTTCAAACAATGGTCAAAAAAGTCCTTATGTGTGTCAAGTAAAGAATCTATTATTGTATTATTATGATGTCTTATGAGCTTTTTAATATTACCAAAGTCATGAATTAGATTTGTGATTGTTGCTGATGGTGTAATATTAAAGGTTTTGAGTGTTTTAGCGAGTGAATATGCCTCTTTAAAATGTGATACATAATGATTTATGAAATCATCTTCTTCTGTTGCCGATACTATCTTACCATTAAAAGAATTATTTAAATATGTTTGAATATCAACAAATACAGCATCATTACGTTTAGATAATCTCTCTTT is part of the Duncaniella dubosii genome and encodes:
- a CDS encoding UvrD-helicase domain-containing protein; translated protein: MQLIPFVVLISIVVIAIIRIYLKNKSKKLSEKFNCISSYSEKSSYEEAKERLSKRNDAVFVDIQTYLNNSFNGKIVSATEEDDFINHYVSHFKEAYSLAKTLKTFNITPSATITNLIHDFGNIKKLIRHHNNTIIDSLLDTHKDFFDHCLKYPLDKQQRRSIVSEENNCLVISSAGSGKTSTIVGKVKYLTEVKGVAPHRILLISYTNKAAAELTERIATQGLNGYTFHKLAIDIIGKETGVKPSICDNTDVLFIDIYHTLLLKDDNFNRSVVEYFIYHQINESDWEQRKNEIREKLSEQKGVKLKAMLPDMDGKAIYVRSEQEQKICFALSSLGVNFRYEEPYEHPLADEMHSQYCPDFSIYFEQAGVAKRIYLEHFGVDEHSLVPLWFAKDKNITYEEANQKYNDGITWKKAAHKKFGTQLLVTSSADFRCSDIKYKIKKILEDAGVPIQEKNDKELYNMVLPKGSKQEKAFIRLIVTFVTLVKSSCKTVREVLEQAKHDSDERSVFIIENIFQPVYERYIKILKDSNKIDFTDAIIQATEICRTSHPIEYDYILVDEFQDISVDRYNFLKVLREGKHPAKLYCVGDDWQSIYRFSGSDMALFNQFHKYFGPTEINKIETTYRFGEPLVSLSSLFIQRNNAQIKKDIHSSCYDMKTELEFYPYDRRDYCKTIEELISSIPLDKSIFLLGRYSFDDYYISFVYQGIKEGSKFYYIIGGRKIEFLTVHKSKGLEADYVILLQCNKDIYGFPSLVSDDPVLNHVLTKSDQFPYGEERRLFYVAITRAKIKTIILYNRNFPSVFVEEFLHPEKVSEVNYIKHPNANKRWTMKADQFLLKLYSEGKSVKYIAAKMGRSQTSIVMRLNKLTQE